The Linepithema humile isolate Giens D197 chromosome 7, Lhum_UNIL_v1.0, whole genome shotgun sequence genome has a window encoding:
- the LOC105668304 gene encoding DNA repair protein RAD50.L-like isoform X1 yields MEHLKDKQEDLFARKVSMEATVEKLREDLTSAKDQLDSGTQRLEKTKADWQKQETDRQSMAESTRCLSELHKIMNDVESFFNSNVTENLAKYESEIKASKDLLTDLMNERKDVEQAINNKLKEVIMCQEIRRRELLNNMMLREIKETVVALKGQCKKLFEKLKNMNYDEMAYKLDQLENKKQVLLCQINVALGDQEKLERVIKQYTQELRKKEYQLSCHNYINKCIELEV; encoded by the exons ATGGAACATTTGAAGGACAAGCAAGAGGATTTGTTCGCGCGAAAAGTTTCCATGGAAGCAACGGTGGAGAAGTTGCGAGAGGATTTGACGAGTGCCAAGGATCAATTAGATTCCGGTACTCAGCGATTGGAAAAGACTAAG gcGGACTGGCAAAAGCAGGAAACTGATAGACAATCAATGGCCGAAAGCACTAGATGTTTGTCCGAATTGCATAAGATAATGAACGATGTTGAGTCATTTTTTAACAGCAATGTGACTGAGAATCTCGCGAAATACGAGAGTGAAATAAAGGCCTCTAAGGATTTGCTAACAGATCTTATGAACGAGAGAAAAGATGTCGAACAAGCGATAAACAACAAATTGAAGGAGGTTATCATGTGTCAAGAAATCAGAAGGAGAGAGTTACTAAACAATATGATGTTGCGCGAAATTAAAGAAACGGTAGTAGCTTTGAAAGGACAATGCAAGAAGTTATTcgaaaagttgaaaaatatgaattatgaCGAGATGGCGTACAAGTTGGATCAATTAGAAAATAAGAAGCAGGTGTTGCTTTGTCAA ataaatgtaGCACTGGGAGATCAGGAAAAATTGGAAagagtaataaaacaatacacGCAGGAGTTGCGAAAAAAGGAATACCAATTATCCTGTCACAATTACATCAACAAATGCATTGAATtagaa GTTTAA
- the LOC105668304 gene encoding deoxycytidylate deaminase-like isoform X2, giving the protein MAGILCDHKDLSSKRKSYIDWDEYFMAIAFLSAKRSKDPCTQVGACIVNNDKRIVGIGYNGMPKGCDDDKFPWKKGPHTSLDAKFLYVCHAEVNAVLNKNSSDVKDCTIYVALFPCNECAKVIIQSGIKTVIYMSDKYAYKVETVAAKKMFDAAGIQYRQYIPKNQKIEINFSDIDWTEMNQLPQSPIKQN; this is encoded by the exons atggcAGGAATATTGTGCGAtcataa AGACCTTAGCTCTAAAAGAAAATCGTATATTGATTGGGATGAATATTTCATGGCTATAGCATTTCTTTCTGCAAAGCGGAGTAAAGATCCTTGTACACAAGTCGGTGCATGTATtgttaataatgataaaagaatTGTTGGTATTGGCTACAATGGAATGCCCAAGGGATGCGACGACGATAAATTTCCTTGGAAAAAGGGTCCTCATACCAGTTTAGATGCAAAATTTCTCTATG TATGTCATGCAGAAGTTAATGCTGTTCTAAACAAAAATTCAAGTGATGTTAAAGATTGTACAATATACGTTGCTTTATTTCCTTGTAATGAGTGTGCGAAAGTTATAATACAATCTGGCATAAAAACAGTCATATACATGTCTGATAAATATGCTTACAAAGTTGAAACAGTAGCTGCAAAGAAAATGTTTGATGCTGCTGGTATACAATATAG acaaTACATCccaaaaaatcaaaagatagaaattaatttcagtgATATTGACTGGACTGAGATGAATCAATTACCACAATCTCCAattaagcaaaattaa